One stretch of Nomascus leucogenys isolate Asia chromosome 7b, Asia_NLE_v1, whole genome shotgun sequence DNA includes these proteins:
- the ANKRD37 gene encoding ankyrin repeat domain-containing protein 37 isoform X2, which yields MLLLDCNPEVDGLKHLLETGASVNAPPDPCEQSPVHLAAGSGLACFLLWQLQTGADLNQQDVLGEAPLHKAAKVGSLECLSLLVASDAQIDLCNKNGQTAEDLAWSCGFPDCAKFLTTIKCMQTIKSSEHSDGNDCVPVLRQKRSFGSVENISGKRKCWFF from the exons ATGCTGTTGCTGGATTGCAACCCCGAG GTGGATGGTCTGAAGCATTTGCTGGAGACAGGGGCCTCCGTCAACGCACCCCCGGATCCCTGCGAGCAGTCGCCTGTCCACTTAGCCGCAGGAAGCGGCCTTGCCTGCTTTCTTCTCTGGCAGCTGCAAACGGGCGCTGACCTCAACCAGCAG GATGTCTTAGGAGAAGCTCCACTACACAAGGCAGCAAAAGTTGGAAGCCTGGAGTGCCTGAGCCTGCTTGTAGCCAGTGATGCCCAAATTGA TTTATGTAATAAGAACGGGCAAACAGCTGAAGATCTCGCTTGGTCATGTGGATTTCCAGACTGTGCCAAGTTTCTTACAACAATTAAATGTATGCAGACAATAAAATCAAGTGAACACTCTGATGGGAATGATTGTGTTCCTGTGCTCAGACAGAAACGAAGTTTTGGAAGTGTAGAAAATATCAGTGGGAAAAGGAAGTGCTG
- the ANKRD37 gene encoding ankyrin repeat domain-containing protein 37 isoform X3, producing the protein MLLLDCNPEVDGLKHLLETGASVNAPPDPCEQSPVHLAAGSGLACFLLWQLQTGADLNQQDVLGEAPLHKAAKVGSLECLSLLVASDAQIDLCNKNGQTAEDLAWSCGFPDCAKFLTTIKCMQTIKSSEHSDGNDCVPVLRQKRSFGSVENISGKRKC; encoded by the exons ATGCTGTTGCTGGATTGCAACCCCGAG GTGGATGGTCTGAAGCATTTGCTGGAGACAGGGGCCTCCGTCAACGCACCCCCGGATCCCTGCGAGCAGTCGCCTGTCCACTTAGCCGCAGGAAGCGGCCTTGCCTGCTTTCTTCTCTGGCAGCTGCAAACGGGCGCTGACCTCAACCAGCAG GATGTCTTAGGAGAAGCTCCACTACACAAGGCAGCAAAAGTTGGAAGCCTGGAGTGCCTGAGCCTGCTTGTAGCCAGTGATGCCCAAATTGA TTTATGTAATAAGAACGGGCAAACAGCTGAAGATCTCGCTTGGTCATGTGGATTTCCAGACTGTGCCAAGTTTCTTACAACAATTAAATGTATGCAGACAATAAAATCAAGTGAACACTCTGATGGGAATGATTGTGTTCCTGTGCTCAGACAGAAACGAAGTTTTGGAAGTGTAGAAAATATCAGTGGGAAAAGGAAGTGCTG a